In Oscillospiraceae bacterium, the following are encoded in one genomic region:
- the fliE gene encoding flagellar hook-basal body complex protein FliE has translation MSISAINTSQFIESININKSEDASSSDFMPFEELLGKAISAVGETNSTVNSDIINLALGDSDALHNITIDAAKADLAVQTLVAVRNKALDAYNEIMRITL, from the coding sequence ATGTCAATATCCGCGATAAACACGTCACAGTTTATTGAAAGTATAAATATAAATAAATCAGAAGATGCTTCTTCATCTGATTTTATGCCGTTTGAGGAGCTGCTCGGCAAAGCTATCAGCGCGGTCGGAGAAACGAATTCAACTGTCAATTCGGATATAATCAATCTTGCCCTGGGCGATTCGGATGCGCTTCACAATATAACAATAGACGCCGCAAAGGCAGATCTGGCTGTACAAACGCTTGTGGCTGTAAGGAATAAGGCGCTTGATGCATACAATGAAATAATGCGTATTACGCTATAG